The sequence GCAGctttatgtatgtttatttacaaaaaaaccaCATCCAGAGCACGGCTTCTTGCCTGCTCACATTGACGatagttggtcagtctgaatCTTTGCCCCTGCCACAGCAGGAAGGACGCCAAACTCCTGCCcttcccctcttgcccttctgTTGTCTTCTGATCTTATCCAGTCTCCTAGAACGGGGGCTGAGCGGCtggccttccccctccccactttcactTGACACAGTCTCAGtcctctgcttatctgctgattgcctagcaacacTCTGGCTGCCTCCTAACTCTCCCGTTTCTTGAGAGCTAACAGTGTCTTCTTCTGGAAGGGGCGTGGTTGAACTGCCCCTTCTCGGCTCTGTCAGacagctctcatctgcagagtctgtctctctctcacttaccgtatttttccctctataacacgcagattttttctcctaaaaaggaaggggaaatgtctgtgcgtgttatggagcgaatgtgtggtccctggagccaaaaaatcaagcaaaagtcaaatcgctcttcacggagaagggaaacctgaaaagaggaagtggcagctttcctgcattctgcctcagggtcttactgcccaccctcctctgtttcgttgctgtgattgctgaaacggaacaaagagcagggaaagcccctcccctccaggcaagcagaggggaaagtgtcgtctctgtgctccggtactgctgggggagagggagagagagtgggggagggagagggagagggggggagggagagggagagggagagagagagagagagagagagagagagagagagagagagatggctggcttgggggggaacttttgcctcccacccgttaaatccctctccagcattcttagccagctgcttctctgcacacccctctcatgtcccttctttgtttttccttcgctccccacttaaaatgtggttacaaagcatagatcaacatggatcctcaggatctttgcattgggtcaccccaaattcaccatcagatcacatagcatgtccatggctacagcctgcaccaaaaaaatcacgcacccactgttgcctggggctgcaatggtgcaaaaacgtggttacaaagcatggatccacagggatcctcaggatctttgcattgggtcaccccaaattcaccatcagatcacatagcatgtccatggctacagcctgcacccaaaaaatcacgcacccactgttgcctggggctgcaatggtgcaaaaacgtggttacaaagcatggatccacaggaattatcaggatttttgcattgggtcaccccaaattcaccatcagatcacatgtctgtggccacagcatgaagcacaaaaatgatacatccactgtttcattcagaatgttttttcccttgttttcctcctctaaaaacgatgtgcgtgttatggtcaggtgcgtgttatagagcgaaaaatacggtagctcaaTTTCTGAGCCTGACTCTTCCCCTGCGCTCTGGTGAGCCACGTTACTGACATGGGTATTGATTGCTATTCCACTGCTCTTGAGTCACACCAGTGGGCAGAGCTTGACAGAAAGTCTCCAGGTTGTGTTTTCCTGCCCATCCCCAAAGTCACTCCACCCTGGACCTGCATTACCAATTAAAATTTATACAAAATTTATACATGCACTGTTGTGGTGCAACGGTTAAAGTGTTGATCTAGGACccattcagccacaaagctcactgggtttCATAGATTATTTTAATCTTTCTTTATAGCttgtttgtgtttcctttctgTCCCACCACCTTCCAGGGAGAGAAATCATGATCCTCTGCATACTATCTAGACTGCCCAGCACTTCTAAGAATACCAggccagggtttgtttgtttttaagaggggGGCTTAGGAGATAAATCAGTGGTGGTCCCTCTTAGTGCTCCAACAGGTTTCCAAGTTTGTCAGGTGCTAATTGCAGGCCCTGACCAATATTGTGAAAACCCTGCCAGAGCAAGGGATATCCCTACCAaggtatagctcagttggtagaacatgagactcttaatctctgggtcatggTTTTGAGACCCATGTtaagtgaaagattcctgcattgcagggggttggactagatgacccttatggtcccttccaactccatgagtCTGCGTTTCTGTGAACATATTCCCAACCTTTTCCCTATAGCAATGGTTCTCCAAGGTTGTGGCACGCAACACTGATGTGGCAGAAGAGGATGGCAAGTGGGGTGGGAAAGATTCAAGGATAATCAAAGaagcattttaacatttcagtGCAGTATAGTAAGCCAGGCacgtccaaagtctgtttcgggggctgGTGGGTTTAATCCGGCCTATCGCAGtatatttcctggggtaaaatcctaaaaaacctcaacaacttcaatcctaaaaaaagctcaactcctTTGGGATATAACcataaaaaggtcaacaacttcaatcctaaaagcacaactttggctggccctcacggcccttcacctcatcaaatctggccctctttgaaaaaagtttggacaccgctggaacatatttttaattattttagttgtcttctatgttataaatcaagcattgctaggaattgcccccccaccccccagtgtatTTCATTCATATCTATATTTGTTGTGGTGCGAGCAAattttcaaatttttattttgaaagtgtgACCCAGAGGGggggaaaagtttgggaacctctggcctaGAATCCAAAAGTCAAGACTCTACCCATACTATGTAGACCAGGGCTTTCCAACCTTTTCATGCCGatgacactttttagacatgcttcATTCAGTTCtcctagcaaaccggaggttaaactaacccctttccagccccgggaggagcacagggagcgtTCACACAACACACCTaaacactgcagctgacacactaaagCTCTGGCGTAGCCTCTACAATGGGGTGTGATGCGGGTCATGGCTTGCAAGCAGTGTGGGTGCAACCAATCACCCAAAATGAGCTCATCAAGCTTTGGTAGCACTCACCTTCCACTGTAATCTCAAGGAGGTTGCTAAACTCAGACGGTTTCAACGCACTTCCATTGTAGACGCCAAACTGGCACTTGTACTCCCCTCCATCACTGCGAGTGATGTTCTCCAGAAGGAAAATAACTTGGTGCTGTGCTTCTGCGGCATGCACAACCTGCAGCGGCTCCCCATGGCTCACCTTGAACAAATAAAACAAGGCATCCTTGTACTGCCTGGGTGCCAAACATGCAATCTTAATGGAGTCTCCTTCGTTGAGTGTGTCGGAAAGCACATCCAGAAAAATAAGTGGAGAGGGAAGAAGGCTGGAAGCCACCAAAGAGCCTGAAACAGCACAATGGAAAGAGGtttcaataataatgatgatgatgatgatgatgatgatgatgatgatgatgatgatgtagtttCATCAGTAACGAGGTGGTACTTTCAAAAGGCACAGCCAAGTGATTGTACAAGTAGGAATCTGCTGAAGCAATGCTAGTCTTTTCTACAGCAGATGTGGTATAGATGTCCACCTTGTCTTGATCAGTTTTTGTGAGCTCTCAAatcatgaaaagaaaaagaaaaaccaacagcCATAAGCACTGTGGTCAAATTTTCAGAAAATTCAGAGCTGGTGTTCTTagactgggtgggtggggtggggtgttcttTGGGTGCTTTCAGACTGGCTGTCTAGTTAAGGCTGTTTCCACCTTGGGCAATTACTGTGGAATAACCAGCCTTTTAagaggacataacataatgatcaAAACACCATGTCTCAATATTTTCCCTGTCAAGCTTCTGTTATCACCCTCCAAGCTCAGAAAACCCAACATTCATGTATCGATAAAAacctctttcttttcccttcttgTTCAGATTCTTTCACTTTATCTGTCCACtgaaaattttcaataaaatataaatgtttGGTATTGCCTGCCACTCAAGCCTTTCTCCTACCCTTTGCTCTGAATGCTGCAACTTCTCCTTTCCAACAATTTCCACATCAGAGGGGCCTGTTCTTGCCCTccttttgtgctcaggtcttcAAGTTAGAGAAGCAGTACAGCAAACCAATgtagaccccacctggagtcctgtgtccagttctgggcaccacaatttaagcagGATATTGTcatgctggaatgtgtgcagaggacggcgaccaagatgatgaagggcctggaaaccaagccttatgagaaacggttgagggagtgggtatgtttagcctggataagagaagactgagagaaaATAGGACAGCCAttttcaagggctgtcacatggaggatggagcaagcttgttttctcctgctccagatggTAAGACtggaaccaatagcttcaagttacaaagagattctgaccaaacatcaggaagaactttctggtggtaagagctgttcgacagcggaaggtggtgggctctccttcattggaggtttttaaggacaggttggatggccatctgtcagggatgctttagctaagattcttgcattacagggggttggaatagatgacccacagagcctaggacttgccgatcagaaggttggcagttcgaatccccgcgacggggtgagctcccgttgctcggtccctgctcctgccaacctagtacagtggtacttcaggttacatacgcttcaggttacatacgcttcaggttacaaactacgctaacccagaaatagtgcttcaggttaagaactttgcttcaggatgagaacagaaatcgggctccggcggcacggcggcagcaggaggctccattagctaaagtggtgcttcaggttaagaacagtttcaggttaagaacggacctccagaacgaattaagtacccgaggtaccactgtagttcgaaagcacgtcaaagtgcaagtagataaataggtaccactctggcgggaaggtaaacggtgtttccgtgcgctgctctggttcgccagaaggggcttagtcatgctagccacatgacccagaagctgtacgctggctccctcggccaataaagcaagatgagcgccgcaaccccagagtcgttcacgactggacctaacagtcaggggtccctttacctttagggtcccttccaattctacaattatatgattctaaccATTCTATAATGTAACTGCACAGCAGAATCTGTTCAGCTCCGCCACAAAACTGGCTATGTATGATATTGTTGGGCCCCTGGGGGACAATTCATATTTCTTCCCCTTACGCTGCGAATGCCGCAGAGCAAAATTCACACTATGCTTGCAAGCTTCTCAGCTTCTGAAATGAGCAGAAATTTACCCTTCTTGTGCTTCTAACGTCGTTTTAAGAACCTATCCAAATTTTGGCCTTAGGGAAAAGCCTTCCCTAAggctttttaatatttataaaatGCTTTAGTTATttagaaagctttttaaaaataaaaaaggtactgATGTTTTGCATTAATGATTGGGCaaaacatcatcatcaaaatTATCATCAAAAttatataaacaggaatcagctgTAATATATAAACAAGAATCATATGAAACATGATAGAGATGGTAATGTTTGATTTTGTGCTCTTGCACCCACACCTTACAAAATTCCCTGAAAGTGTGCAACAGGGCACTATCCAAAACTGAATATTATAGAACACTATCAAAAATTCCAGCCTGCTTTGTTTACTTATGACCTCTTTCCTTGTCAGATATGAATTTGTTATTTAGGCCACCATTGTGACTACCCGTGTTTTCGCAAAGCCTCATTCCCTCttctaatctttttttttatttttaattgagcATTGCAGGCTGTTTAACAACAAAGAATATTTCCTCACCTTCAGCCCTCCTCTTTGTAACAGGTCTTCTTAGAATCCCATCCAATGGTTTAGTAAGGCCAAAGCCTACTCGAAAAGTCAACATCTCAGTGTAACATTGACAGTAAGTTGCCTACCGTACAAGCTAACACCTGGTTAGTTTTCCCTCccttc is a genomic window of Podarcis muralis chromosome 17, rPodMur119.hap1.1, whole genome shotgun sequence containing:
- the C17H19orf38 gene encoding protein HIDE1 isoform X3, with product MLHKTMDLKILFLLLAGSLVASSLLPSPLIFLDVLSDTLNEGDSIKIACLAPRQYKDALFYLFKVSHGEPLQVVHAAEAQHQVIFLLENITRSDGGEYKCQFGVYNGSALKPSEFSNLLEITVEASSLTTFPPTAQPRSDSKGPFWVLPVVLSVVGVLLLAVILLVAAVALRRFKERRKKQRVLDSCWTETGYPTTETSFDNSMYTITMEVSEV